Proteins from a genomic interval of Nitrososphaerota archaeon:
- the tgtA gene encoding tRNA guanosine(15) transglycosylase TgtA, protein MFSFEIKDRDAGGRICNLIIKNNKLETPIFLPVYNPNIPIITPEEMIKEFNIKALMSNAYIIYKNEELRKEALNKGIHEVLNFNGTIFCDSGAYQMFRGEIKISQKEIVEFQEKIGTDVGVMLDVPSKNESYEETKQSVLETIERAKEWEKIKSSNNVLWEGVIQGGGFKDLVEYSCKKMREFNFDIFAVGIPPLLWKNYEFKSIALQGLVTKSNIPLNKPLHAFGIGHPIIFCFLVAIGYDIFDSASYAIYARDLRYITEYGTKRIEKLEFLPCNCPICSKYTIKEMKEMEENDKVKIIAKHNLYTILKEINIIKQAIKENSLWELCQIRARSHPKLLEALIFLLKDNYDFFEKIEPIRKRRPIFYIGEESIYRPEIIRAKNRVGTEIIPNALNRTYPFQIVLPTNLKIFNFDKKEYSDLEKIRIIADYQFGRGIGEKIFSDKVKIEKSKNGRIKRIWDGNKLLATLRPRDGFFALRIDGAKLLHKYTKPLRYRVVVIDKEVKKIVSEGKNLFAKFIEKCDINIIPKEEVLIVDEGDNLLAVGEAILTGKEMLIFKRGIAVKTREGVQKSILEKSILN, encoded by the coding sequence ATGTTTTCATTTGAAATAAAAGATAGAGATGCAGGAGGAAGAATTTGTAATTTAATTATTAAGAATAATAAACTTGAAACTCCAATTTTTTTACCTGTATATAATCCAAATATACCTATTATAACACCTGAAGAAATGATTAAAGAATTTAATATAAAAGCTTTAATGAGTAATGCGTATATAATATATAAGAATGAAGAATTAAGAAAAGAAGCTCTTAATAAAGGAATACATGAAGTATTAAATTTTAATGGAACAATTTTTTGTGATTCAGGAGCTTATCAAATGTTTCGTGGAGAAATAAAAATTTCTCAAAAAGAAATAGTAGAATTTCAAGAAAAAATAGGAACAGATGTTGGAGTAATGTTAGATGTCCCTTCAAAAAATGAAAGTTATGAAGAAACAAAACAAAGCGTTCTAGAAACAATTGAAAGAGCAAAGGAGTGGGAAAAAATAAAATCTAGCAATAATGTATTATGGGAAGGAGTTATTCAAGGTGGGGGATTTAAAGATCTTGTAGAATATTCTTGTAAAAAAATGAGAGAATTTAATTTTGATATTTTTGCTGTTGGAATTCCTCCATTATTATGGAAAAATTATGAATTTAAATCTATTGCTTTACAAGGTTTAGTTACAAAATCAAACATACCATTAAATAAACCATTACATGCTTTTGGAATAGGACATCCAATAATTTTCTGTTTTTTAGTAGCAATTGGATATGATATTTTTGATTCAGCATCCTATGCTATTTACGCTCGTGATTTAAGATATATAACTGAATATGGAACAAAAAGAATTGAGAAGCTAGAATTCCTTCCATGTAATTGTCCTATTTGTTCTAAATATACGATAAAAGAAATGAAAGAAATGGAAGAAAACGATAAAGTAAAAATCATAGCAAAACATAATCTTTATACAATTTTAAAAGAAATAAATATCATTAAGCAAGCAATCAAAGAAAATTCTTTATGGGAGCTTTGCCAAATAAGAGCTAGAAGCCATCCTAAACTTTTAGAGGCTCTCATTTTCCTTCTTAAAGATAATTATGATTTTTTTGAAAAAATAGAACCTATAAGAAAACGTAGGCCAATATTTTATATAGGGGAAGAAAGTATCTATAGACCAGAAATAATACGTGCAAAAAATAGAGTAGGAACAGAAATTATACCTAATGCTTTAAATAGAACTTACCCTTTTCAAATAGTTTTACCAACAAATTTAAAAATTTTTAATTTTGACAAGAAAGAATATAGTGATTTAGAGAAAATAAGGATAATAGCTGATTATCAATTTGGTAGAGGAATTGGTGAAAAAATTTTTTCAGATAAAGTTAAAATAGAAAAAAGTAAAAATGGAAGAATAAAAAGAATATGGGATGGAAATAAGCTTTTAGCTACTCTTAGACCAAGGGATGGATTTTTTGCTTTAAGAATTGATGGAGCTAAGCTTTTACATAAATATACAAAGCCTTTAAGATATAGAGTTGTTGTGATCGATAAAGAAGTAAAGAAAATAGTTTCTGAGGGTAAAAATTTATTTGCTAAGTTTATAGAAAAATGTGATATAAACATTATTCCAAAAGAAGAGGTATTAATCGTGGATGAGGGAGATAATTTACTAGCTGTAGGTGAAGCAATACTTACTGGAAAAGAAATGCTTATTTTTAAACGTGGAATTGCCGTTAAAACAAGAGAAGGGGTTCAAAAAAGTATTTTAGAAAAATCCATATTAAATTAA